A region of the Chelatococcus sp. YT9 genome:
GCTCGGTTTCCAACAGCCAACGCGGGGAGCGGTCCTGTATGATGGAAAGCCCGTCGCGAAAGGGGATCAAGCCCTGCTTGCAGTCTTCCGGCGTGAAGTCCAGGCGATTTTCCAGGACCCCTTTGATGTCTTCAATCCCTTCTATCGGATTGACCACCCGCTCCTGACCCCGCTCAAGCTCTTTGGTCTCGCGAAATCGAGAGACGAGGCCTACGCGAAGATCGAGAAGACGCTCACGAGCGTGGGCCTGAAGCCTTCGGAGACGCTCGGCAAATATCCGCACCAGCTGTCGGGCGGCCAGCGCCAGCGTGTGATGATCGCGCGGGCGCTGTTGCTCGATCCAGCCATCATCCTGGCGGATGAGCCGGTGTCCATGGTCGACGCGTCCCTGCGCTCCACGATCCTGGCAATCCTCTACGAGATGAATCGGGATCTTGGGATCTCGCTGATCTATGTGACCCATGATCTGACGACGGCGTATCAAGTTGCGGACTCGATCGTCGTGCTGCATGGCGGCCACGTGATGGAGGTCGGGCGCGCCGAGGATGTCATCCACCGCCCTCAGCATCCCTATACGCGTGCGCTGATCGAGGCCGTGCCCTCACCCGATCCGGACAAGCCCTGGAACCTCGACGATCAGACAGCTTCACCTGAGCGTTATCTTCCGGCGGATGGCGTGGTTGGCCTTTACCAGATCGAGCCGCTCAGGGCGATCGCCGCACCGCTGCGTGCGGGGGAGGCCACGACCACCGCGGCTGCCATCCAGCTCGCCATCAGCGCCGATCTCGATCGTGCCCCACCGCTCGAGGTGCCGGCGTGATCATCGACAGCCACTGCCATGTCTGGGAGAACTGGCCCTATGAGCCAGCGAGCCCCTATGCGGCGGCGCGCGGTCGGGCCGGTGAGCTCGTCTATGAGATGGATGCCCATGGTGTCGCGCGCGCTGTGATTATATGCGCCCGCATCGGCGACAATCCCGGCAATGTCGACTATGCCTATCACGTCGCAAGGGCTCACCCCGGGCGCTTTGAGGTCTTTCCCGACATCGACTGCCGGTGGTCGGCCGATTATCATCGGCCAGGCGCCGCACAACGGCTTGAGGCGGCCCTTTCACGGTGGAGTTTCAATGGCTTCACCCACTACCTCGATGAACGGGATGACGGAGTTTGGCTGACGAGCGCGGACGGGCTTGCCTTCTTCGGCATTGCCGACGCGCGACATCTCATCGTCAGTCTATCGGTGCTTCCGCACCAAATCCCGGCTGTTGTTCGGCTCGCGGAGCGATATCCGGATCTCGCAATTCTCGTCCATCATTTTGCCTTTCTCGGTCCGCGCACGGCTGCGACGCTCAATGGGCGTGGCCTCGTGCGCGCGGCGGCGGCTTGCCCGAACATCCACATCAAATATTCCGGTCTCGGCAACGTCGCAGCGCCGGAACAGGATTTTCCCTATGCCCCGCTGCAATGGATTCTGTCGGATGTTGCCGCAGCTTTTGGACCGGAGCGAGTGCTTTGGGGTTCCGACTTCCCCGTCTCACGCAAGCATATGACCTATGCGCAATGTCTTGCCCTGTTGACGCGCCATGGCCCTTTTGCGGTGTCTGACCTGCCGGCGGTGCTCGGCGGCAATATGGCGCGCCTGCTGGCGGTCCCAGCGCCTGGATGACCCGGTCGGCGCGCCATAGCAAACAGGCGAAAAACGCTGCTGCTTGCGCCATCCGCGCTCCAGGTTGCGCTCGATAAGTCAAAGAGAAAAAGATCGGTGGCTCAACAAATTTGCCTGTTGCACTGCTGCCCTTCTTCCACTTGCGCTTTGCCTTGTTTCACTTCGCCGCTATCTTCGGGCAGATTGCTGCATGGGCGAAGGAGGCCGAGGTCGATTGTGCCGATGCAACATAAGCGGTATCGGATAGCCTCGCGAAAGGCGTGATCGCCAGAAGCGGGCAGCGAGAATCGAGATCGAAAGATCGCGGTGAGGGAGGGTACATGCGGGATAAGCGTTACGAGGACGGATCGTCAGCCTTGGACGACGTTCTATTCGACGGGATGGTGATCATGGCCGGTGGCTTCGGCCTGTGCGGGATCCCCGAGCATCTGATCACGGCGATCGCGCGGAAGGGAACGAAGGACCTGACCTTCATCTCCAACAACTGCGGTGTGGATGATTTCGGGCTCGGCATCCTGCTCGGCAAGGGCCAGATCAAGAAGATGGTCTCGTCCTATGTGGGCGAAAACAAACTGTTCGAGAAGCTTTATCTCTCGGGTGAGCTTGAGCTCGAGTTCAACCCGCAGGGAACCTTAGCCGAGCGCATCCGGGCAGGCGGCGCCGGCATTCCGGCGTTTTTCACCCGCACCGGGGTGGGCACGATCGTTGCCGAGGGCAAGGAAGTCCGCCAGTTCAACGGTGAGGACTATGTCATGGAGACAGGGCTCACCGCCGATCTTGCCATTGTCAAGGCCTGGAAAGGCGATGCCGAAGGCAACCTGATCTACCGGAAAACGGCGCGCAACTTCAACCCGATGATGGCAACGGCCGCCAAGGTGACGGTGGCCGAAGTGGAGCACATTGTGCCGATCGGCAGCCTCGATCCGGACAATATCCACACACCCGGGATTTACGTCGACCGGATCGTCGAGGGGCACAACTACGAGAAGCGGATCGAGCGCGAGACGACGCGTCCGCGGCCGGTGGCAGAAGCGGGAGCGAACTGATGGCGTGGTCACGCGAGGACATGGCCGCGCGGGCGGCGGCGGAGCTGCGCGACGGCTTTTATGTGAACCTTGGCATCGGGATCCCGACGCTGGTGGCGAACTGCATCGCGCCCGGCCTGACGGTGACGCTGCAGAGCGAGAACGGGCTCTTGGGCATCGGGCCGTTTCCCTACGAGGGTGAGGCGGATCCTGACCTCATCAACGCGGGCAAGCAGACGGTCACAGAGATCCCGGAGTCGTCCTATTTCTCGAGCGCCGACAGCTTCGCGATGGTGCGCGGTGGGCATATCGACCTGTCGATCCTCGGCGCGATGGAGGTGTCGGAGCGCGGCGACCTCGCGAACTGGATGGTGCCGGGCAAGGTGGTGAAGGGCATGGGCGGCGCAATGGATCTCGTCGCCGGCGCCAAGCGCATCATCGTGCTGATGGAGCATGTGGACAAGGCCGGCACGTCGAAGCTTGTGAAGGAGTGCAGCCTGCCGCTGACGGGACGCCAGGTGGTCGACGTGGTCATCACCGACTTGGCCCTGTTCAGCTTCCCGGCGCGTGGGGAAACGCTGCAGCTCACGGAACTCGCGCCAGGCGTCAGCCTCGACGAGGTCAAGGCCAAGACGGCGGCACATTTCGAGGTGAAGCTGTAGGACAGCGTCACCCCTCCGGGCTCACCTGACCAGACCTTCAGGATGTCCGGGGCAAACACGGGTCTTTGGAGCCGAGGCGATCAATCGTCTCGGCTTTTTTTATGCGATCGTCAGCGGGTGCACGCCACACGGGGCCAACGCCGCCAGAATGGTCGATGAGATGCATGACGTCACCGCCAAACGCGCCGCACGAAGAGGTCGTCGGTGCCGATTTCCCGAGGGCACGATTGTCCTTTCCCGTTATCTCGCAGTCGCGTGCAGCCTTCTTGAGGCGAAGGGGTTTGACCATATTCAGTTAGATGATTATATTGAATCGAAAGCAGGCGGACGAAGATTCCGCAGTTCGGGAGGCATCATGAGGGGCATTGGGCCGCGCTGTCCTGGCGCTGCCGTCTTTGATCCTTTCATGTCTGTCATGTGCAAGGCGTCACGATCGGCGGCACCGCGATAGCAGCGGCGCGTCGTCCCTGATCGCCGAAATGGTCGGAGCCGTGCGACGCCATGAATGTCAGTGACAAGAAGAACATCCTGACAGGGATCTTTTTCATCGGCTTTGGCGCTGCGGTCGCCTACGGCGCGACGAACTACGCGATCGGCAGCGCGGCCCGCATGGGTCCGGGGTATTTTCCGCTGGGCCTCGGTCTGGCGCTGGCGTTGACGGGCGTCGGTGTCCTTGTCTCAGCGCTTTTGCGGGCGACAGCCCGTTCCCAGCTCGAGCAGTGGCCGGTCAAGAGTGTCGTCCTGGTCCTGGCCTCGGTCGTGTTGTTTGGCTTGCTGATCGAGCGGGCTGGACTGGTCATTGCGCTGCCGGTTTTGGTTGTCGTCTCCAGCTTCGCCCATAGTGCCTTTTCCTGGCGCAGCGCTTTGCTGTCGAGCGCCGTCTTGCTGGCCCTGTCCTGGATCATCTTCATCCTGATCCTGGGACTTCAGGTGCCTCTGTTGCCGCCGGATTTGAGCCCCTAGGAGCGCTTCATGGACCTTTTCGGCAATCTGCTGATCGGCTTCGGGACCGCACTGTCGCTGCAGAATTTGGTGTATGCATTCGCCGGCTGTCTGCTCGGAACCCTGATCGGTGTGCTGCCCGGGCTCGGGCCACTCGCTACAATCTCCATGTTGCTGCCTTTCACCTTCGGGCTGGATCCGACGGCGGCGCTCATCATGCTCGCGGGCATTTACTACGGCGCGGCTTATGGCGGTTCGACCACGGCGATCCTGGTCAACCTGCCCGGGGAGACCTCGTCCGTCGTCACCGTGCTCGACGGATATCAGATGGCCCGGCAGGGCAGGGCGGGAGTGGCTATCGCAACGGCGGCTATCGGTTCGTTTTTTGCGGGTTGCGTTGGCACCCTTGTGCTCGCGGCCTTTGCCGCTCCATTGGCGAATGTCGCCTTTCGCTTCGGTGGTGCGGAATACTTCTCGCTGATGGTGGTCGGGCTGATCGGCGCGGTCTCGCTCGCCTCCGGATCGGTGCTCAAGGCGATTGGGATGATCCTGATCGGCGTCATCCTTGGCACTGTGGGCACCGATCTCAATTCCGGCGTGCAGCGCTTCACGTTTGGGACGCCCAATCTCTGGGAGGGCATCGACTTTATTGTGATCGCGGTCGGTCTTTTCGCCTTCGGGGAAGTCATCGCGAGCCTTGAGAACGATGCGAGCCGAGAGACCTTCACCGATAACATGGGCCGTCTCATGCCCAATGGGGCGGATTTCAGGCGAATGACGCCAGCGATCTTGCGGGGAACATCCATCGGTACCCTGCTCGGCATCCTGCCGGGCGCTGGCTTGTCTCTGTCTTCCTTCTTTTCCTATAGCCTGGAGAAGAAGGTCTCGCGTTTTCGCCACGAGCTCGGCAAAGGAGCGATCGAGGGGGTAGCGGGCCCTGAATCCGCAAATAACGCGGCGGCGCAGACCGCATTTATTCCGACGCTCACGCTTGGCATTCCCGGCAGCCCCACGATGGCGCTGATGCTCGGCGCGATGGTCATGCACAACATTCAGCCGGGTCCGCAGGTCATGACAAGCAATCCAGACCTCTTCTGGGGGCTCATCGTTTCCATGTGGATCGGCAATCTGATCCTGATCATCCTCAATCTGCCGCTCGTTGGCCTCTGGGTGCGGTTGCTGCGCATACCTTATGGCGTTCTTTATCCCGCAATCCTCCTGTTCTGCTGCCTCGGTGTCTATTCCGTGCAGTTCTCGACATTCGACCTCTTTCTGGCCGCGGGCTTCGGCCTTGCCGGCTATGCTTTCCGCAAGCTTGAATGTGAACCGGCGCCGCTCGTCCTGGGCTTTGTTCTCGGGCCGCTGCTAGAAGAAAACTTCAGGCGAGCGATGGTCCTGTCGCAGGGTGATTTCACGATTTTTGTTCGGGAGCCGATATCTTTGTGCTTCCTGCTGCTGGCTGTTGCGCTTCTGGTTGCCGCGACACTTCCCAAGATGCGGCGGGAGCGTGATGCCATCCTTCGCGAAGAAATGTAAGGCTTCATCCCCAGCCGAAAGAGCGGCGAAGCTGACAAGCATAAGTGATAACGGGAGGACTAGATGAAACGCATCCTCGGAGTTGCTCTATTTGCCTGTGCTACCCTTTTTTCAGGTTTGGCCAGCGCTCAGGACTTTCCCTCCAAGCGGGTAACGATCGTTATTCCCTTCACACCTGCTGGCTCGAACGACACGATTGGTCGGTATCTCGCCGATGGCTTGTCGAAGCTCTGGGGCACGCCCGTGGTGGTGGAAAATCGGCCTGGCGCAGGTTCGGCGATCGGCTCCGCGCACGTCGCCCAGTCAAAGCCTGATGGCTACACGCTGCTCTTCGTGTCAGGCACCTTTACAACGAATGCGGCAACCCAGGCCAATCTGCCGTTCGATCCGGTGAAGGATCTGAAGCCGGTTGGCATGGGCGCCCTCGGGCAGATGGTGATCGTCACCGGGTCGCGCGTGCCGACTTCAAACCTCGCGGACCTCGTGAAGGCGGCCAAGACGCAGAAGGTCTTCTACGGCACCACCGGCGTCGGTAGTTCCACCCAATTCGCAGGCGAACTCCTGAATGACGTGGCTGGCATCAAGATGGAGCCCGTTCATTACAAGGGTGGCACCGATGCGCTCGTCGACATGGCCGGCGGACGCCTCGACGTCTATGTGGGCACCGTGACGCAGGTGCTGTCGAGCGTGACGAGCAACAAGGCCAAGCCGGTCGCCATCGCCAGCAAGACGCGCTCCAAGGCTCTGCCTGACGTGCCGACGGTGGCCGAAGCCGGCTTCGCGGGCGCCGAGGCGGACATCTGGTGGGGAGTCTTCGCGCCTTCCGGGACGCCTGATGCCGTGGTGACGAAGATCAACCAAGGTATCAACAAGGTCATGGCGTCTCAGGAGGCAACAGAATTTCTCGCCAAGCATGGTGCCATGCCCGCTGAAATGAGCGTTGCCGAATTTAGCGACCATGTGACCAAAGAATTGGCGAAGTGGCGGGAGCTGGCCGTCAAGCACAACATCAAGGCAGAATAGTTGCAGGGGCTGCTGCAGAGTGGCGATGCTTTTGGGCTTTGCCAGTGTCGGGGCAAGTGCGGTGAGGACGGGGCATGGCAAGTATCGCCAGTATTCATGATATCAAGGCTGACGGAGATTTCGCTGCCGATTACGCGGCGTTCGCCTCGGCGCTGACGCTCGATCGCATGCCGCAGGTTGTCGTCGAGGCCGCCAAGGCCAATCTCTTCGATACGCTCGCCTGTGCGACGGCCGGGGCCTCGGCGGCGGGGGTCGGCGAGCTCAAGACACTTGTCGCGGAATGGGGCGGCAAGCCCGAGGCGAGCATCTGGTGCTCGTCGATCCGGGTCCCGGCCCACCACGCGGCCTGGGTGAATGGCATGATGGCGCATGCCCGCGACTACGATGACACCCATGACGGGGCGGTGCTGCATGCCGGTGTGTCCGTCATCCCGGCGGCCCTGGCCGCGTCCGAACTCAATCCGAATGCGACCGGCGCTGATCTCATCGCCGGCATAGTTGCGGGTCTCGAGCTCATTTGTCGGCTCGGCGTCGCGACATCGATCGGCATTATCGAAAGCGGGTTCATGTATACCTCGCTCTTCGGGCATTTCGCAGCGACGGTTGCGGCTGCGCGGGTGGCCGGGCTTGATAGGGACCAGACGATCAATGCATTCGGCGTTGCCTACAGCCAGGCGGCCGGGACCCATCAGGTGACGCGTGATGCAGCATTGACCAAGCGAATCCAGCCCGGCTTCGCTGCGAAGACCGGGCTCGTCTCGGTCGCGTTGACAAAGGTCGGGATCCGTGGCGCCCAGAACACCTTCGAGGGGGTAGACGGGCTGTTCCGGAGCTATCTGCGGGGGCGCTATGATAGGGACGCGTTGAGAGGGGGGCTGGGTGAGCGGTTTGAGTTTCTCAATCTGAGCTACAAGCCCTATCCTTGCTGCCGCTTCAACCACACGGCCATTGACGCTGCCCTCATCCTCCGACGCGAGTTGGAGGCACGCGGCGCGACCCTTCAAAGGCTCACCGCACGGGTGAACAAGCAAGCTTTCGAGGCCGTTTGTACGCCTGTCGAGATACGCAAGCGCCCGGCGACAATCGTGCAGGCACAATTCAGCCTGCCCTATACCGTGGCCTGCGCCCTGCATAATGGAGCCGTGGGCCTGCGGGCTTTCACCGAGGAGGGCCTGTGCAACGAAGATGTTCTGGCGCTGTCTGCGCGGGTGCATGCCGTTCTGGACGCCGACATAGAGCGGAACTGGTCCCGGAATATCTCCCCGACGCATTTGCTTGCCGAAACAGATCAAGGTTCGATTGAGGCTAGGGTGGACATCCCGCGCGGACACCCGAAATCGCCCATGTCCGCCGCCGACTTCGATGCGAAGCTTTCGGATTGCCTGGGCATCAGCGCCCTGGACTGGCCAATCACTGCGGGGAGCACTCTGCGGCAGACGATCGATGCGCTTCAGGCTGCGCCGCGCGGGGCCACGATTCTGGATGCGATAACCCGCTAAGCCAATCGCCGACAGACGGACTGCTCGAGGAAGCAAAAAGCCTGTCGGTCACTCATTCGTCTAGCGAGTGGACGGTATGGCTCCCCAAGGCCGCTTGCAAAGGACGTGTTGCCGCTTATCGGCCCTTGTTCGTGACAACCCAGTCGGGCGCGCGCGCTTCCGGGACAGCACTACCAGTTTCCGGCCAAATGCCCATTTGCTCTATTTCATATAAATGATTTGACTCAAATGAGCCCGGGAACTACCTTCTTTGCAATGGTTGGGAGGAGTGATGTCGGTTTA
Encoded here:
- a CDS encoding tripartite tricarboxylate transporter TctB family protein encodes the protein MNVSDKKNILTGIFFIGFGAAVAYGATNYAIGSAARMGPGYFPLGLGLALALTGVGVLVSALLRATARSQLEQWPVKSVVLVLASVVLFGLLIERAGLVIALPVLVVVSSFAHSAFSWRSALLSSAVLLALSWIIFILILGLQVPLLPPDLSP
- a CDS encoding amidohydrolase family protein → MIIDSHCHVWENWPYEPASPYAAARGRAGELVYEMDAHGVARAVIICARIGDNPGNVDYAYHVARAHPGRFEVFPDIDCRWSADYHRPGAAQRLEAALSRWSFNGFTHYLDERDDGVWLTSADGLAFFGIADARHLIVSLSVLPHQIPAVVRLAERYPDLAILVHHFAFLGPRTAATLNGRGLVRAAAACPNIHIKYSGLGNVAAPEQDFPYAPLQWILSDVAAAFGPERVLWGSDFPVSRKHMTYAQCLALLTRHGPFAVSDLPAVLGGNMARLLAVPAPG
- a CDS encoding CoA transferase subunit B; translation: MAWSREDMAARAAAELRDGFYVNLGIGIPTLVANCIAPGLTVTLQSENGLLGIGPFPYEGEADPDLINAGKQTVTEIPESSYFSSADSFAMVRGGHIDLSILGAMEVSERGDLANWMVPGKVVKGMGGAMDLVAGAKRIIVLMEHVDKAGTSKLVKECSLPLTGRQVVDVVITDLALFSFPARGETLQLTELAPGVSLDEVKAKTAAHFEVKL
- a CDS encoding MmgE/PrpD family protein, encoding MASIASIHDIKADGDFAADYAAFASALTLDRMPQVVVEAAKANLFDTLACATAGASAAGVGELKTLVAEWGGKPEASIWCSSIRVPAHHAAWVNGMMAHARDYDDTHDGAVLHAGVSVIPAALAASELNPNATGADLIAGIVAGLELICRLGVATSIGIIESGFMYTSLFGHFAATVAAARVAGLDRDQTINAFGVAYSQAAGTHQVTRDAALTKRIQPGFAAKTGLVSVALTKVGIRGAQNTFEGVDGLFRSYLRGRYDRDALRGGLGERFEFLNLSYKPYPCCRFNHTAIDAALILRRELEARGATLQRLTARVNKQAFEAVCTPVEIRKRPATIVQAQFSLPYTVACALHNGAVGLRAFTEEGLCNEDVLALSARVHAVLDADIERNWSRNISPTHLLAETDQGSIEARVDIPRGHPKSPMSAADFDAKLSDCLGISALDWPITAGSTLRQTIDALQAAPRGATILDAITR
- a CDS encoding tripartite tricarboxylate transporter permease produces the protein MDLFGNLLIGFGTALSLQNLVYAFAGCLLGTLIGVLPGLGPLATISMLLPFTFGLDPTAALIMLAGIYYGAAYGGSTTAILVNLPGETSSVVTVLDGYQMARQGRAGVAIATAAIGSFFAGCVGTLVLAAFAAPLANVAFRFGGAEYFSLMVVGLIGAVSLASGSVLKAIGMILIGVILGTVGTDLNSGVQRFTFGTPNLWEGIDFIVIAVGLFAFGEVIASLENDASRETFTDNMGRLMPNGADFRRMTPAILRGTSIGTLLGILPGAGLSLSSFFSYSLEKKVSRFRHELGKGAIEGVAGPESANNAAAQTAFIPTLTLGIPGSPTMALMLGAMVMHNIQPGPQVMTSNPDLFWGLIVSMWIGNLILIILNLPLVGLWVRLLRIPYGVLYPAILLFCCLGVYSVQFSTFDLFLAAGFGLAGYAFRKLECEPAPLVLGFVLGPLLEENFRRAMVLSQGDFTIFVREPISLCFLLLAVALLVAATLPKMRRERDAILREEM
- a CDS encoding tripartite tricarboxylate transporter substrate-binding protein gives rise to the protein MKRILGVALFACATLFSGLASAQDFPSKRVTIVIPFTPAGSNDTIGRYLADGLSKLWGTPVVVENRPGAGSAIGSAHVAQSKPDGYTLLFVSGTFTTNAATQANLPFDPVKDLKPVGMGALGQMVIVTGSRVPTSNLADLVKAAKTQKVFYGTTGVGSSTQFAGELLNDVAGIKMEPVHYKGGTDALVDMAGGRLDVYVGTVTQVLSSVTSNKAKPVAIASKTRSKALPDVPTVAEAGFAGAEADIWWGVFAPSGTPDAVVTKINQGINKVMASQEATEFLAKHGAMPAEMSVAEFSDHVTKELAKWRELAVKHNIKAE
- a CDS encoding CoA transferase subunit A, which produces MRDKRYEDGSSALDDVLFDGMVIMAGGFGLCGIPEHLITAIARKGTKDLTFISNNCGVDDFGLGILLGKGQIKKMVSSYVGENKLFEKLYLSGELELEFNPQGTLAERIRAGGAGIPAFFTRTGVGTIVAEGKEVRQFNGEDYVMETGLTADLAIVKAWKGDAEGNLIYRKTARNFNPMMATAAKVTVAEVEHIVPIGSLDPDNIHTPGIYVDRIVEGHNYEKRIERETTRPRPVAEAGAN
- a CDS encoding ABC transporter ATP-binding protein translates to MAKVLEVRDADVAFDVGRGIKKQALSNISLAVGGERPTITAVVGESGSGKTTLIRLLLGFQQPTRGAVLYDGKPVAKGDQALLAVFRREVQAIFQDPFDVFNPFYRIDHPLLTPLKLFGLAKSRDEAYAKIEKTLTSVGLKPSETLGKYPHQLSGGQRQRVMIARALLLDPAIILADEPVSMVDASLRSTILAILYEMNRDLGISLIYVTHDLTTAYQVADSIVVLHGGHVMEVGRAEDVIHRPQHPYTRALIEAVPSPDPDKPWNLDDQTASPERYLPADGVVGLYQIEPLRAIAAPLRAGEATTTAAAIQLAISADLDRAPPLEVPA